Proteins from a single region of Apostichopus japonicus isolate 1M-3 chromosome 21, ASM3797524v1, whole genome shotgun sequence:
- the LOC139962732 gene encoding glutathione S-transferase 3, mitochondrial-like encodes MTVTKTDMASITIPDEYGYVIAVLPLTFIVFFFLAEMVVYARKKFDVPYPTMYSEKSKQFNCYQRAHQNALETLPFFIVFLLLGGLQYPVASSIAGVVWCVGRLIYAVGYYTGDAGKRAPGSILGFLALFVLFGSTISLALHVLHFL; translated from the exons ATGACAGTTACAAAGACAGATATGGCATCCATTACGATTCCTGATGAGTATGGCTACGTCATTGCCGTCCTTCCTTTGACCTTCATAGTGTTCTTTTTCCTGGCTGAGATGGTTGTGTATGCCCGCAAGAAATTTGATGTGCCT TATCCAACCATGTACAGCGAAAAGAGCAAGCAGTTCAACTGTTATCAACGGGCCCATCAGAATGC GCTGGAGACCCTTCCCTTCTTTATTGTGTTCTTGCTTCTCGGTGGATTGCAGTATCCG GTAGCATCAAGCATTGCTGGAGTTGTTTGGTGTGTGGGACGCCTCATCTATGCAGTTGGGTACTACACTGGAG ATGCAGGCAAGAGGGCTCCTGGCAGTATCCTAGGATTCCTTGCCCTGTTTGTTCTCTTTGGTTCTACTATCTCATTGGCACTACATGTGCTGCACTTCCTCTAG